The region taaatttccggCTTCCGAGGCACGAGGAAGTTCTTGTGAAATTGAATTTCGCGGCAGGGAGGCTGCACCATTCAAACCTTTTGGGCCTTCTAATGGTGGCTCAGACAATGTAGAAGGTTGTGGTTCGGGCTGTGATTTTCGACGAAACCTAACGCTGCAAAGTGCGGTGATTATAGCGATGCTCGCCGCCAATCCTACAAAGgagaatgaaaaataaagaaatggaCCTATCAATGAGATGTTATCAACAGGGACTCTTCTTCCCATGACACAGGAATTGTGGTATCTTTGTGATTTCTAGCACTACCACTCTGTTTTGTGTTCTCTGTTTCTACAATTTACTTGTTTCTTGGCAAAATTTTCTGGGGACTATGATGATAGAAATGTGCCTGGAAATTTCTTTAGAAAGATACAACCATGAGATATTGAATGCTCAATTTTTGTTATCCTATGGTATCGTTGAAGAAAAGCGAATATGAATGCTTGAACTTAGGAGGTGAGGGGGGAAAACAGAGACTAGAAGACAGAGGGAGAGTCTAAACTTGGATAATTAGTTTGATAGGTTGAGATATTGATCAAAGTTCTGTTATATTTCTAAATTTAATTAGGCAGTTGGTTTTTTGTTCGTTAAAGGAGGATAATATTTGTTTTAAGAGGAAGCAATGTCCTACTTATTTTATCTTAGAGACACATGgttttattgttatttaatattTGTTACTATATTGTTAATTagactaactttttttttgatagtGAATAAGACTAACTAAGAACCAGTTttccttataaaaaaaaaactaataaccaCTTTAAAATTTTCACATTTCAAAATTTGTTATCTTCTAAAAACGAGTATCTATACCTAGCTTTAAAACAATTAGCAGCATAATAAAAAGCAAGTCATTTCCTTGAAATGAGTCATGAGTAAAGGAAAGACAGAGGGAAAAGTGCATGGATATTTATGAAAAACATGTAAGGTCTCCTAGTCAGTGAAGATATTTTGGTTTTGCAACACTAAACCCCTAATCTGTTTATAAACACAGACTTGTAACTTGTAAGACTAAGAGCACTGGAAGTCCGAATAAATGGAAGCAGCTCGACACACATAAAAGCTAATCACCTCAGTTTCTTCACAGAATTGATTCTAGCTTCATAataaattgtagaagaatttacAAATAAACATACTTTATCCAAGAATAACAAAGTATAGATCCTTCACAATCCAATAAAGTAATATCAATTATTTATAAACAAACTACCGTGGCAAAAACTGATCATAATCCATTAACATACAATTAGAATTGATCTTTTCAAGAACAGAAAGCCCAAATTTGTGAACAGGAAATACAGAACAGAATAAAAATCACCACCAGCCATAAACTACCTTCCAGTACCTATTCTTAATCCACCTGAAGCTCTTCTGCCATGAACCTCTCATATTCCCTTCAACAGAATACATTTTATAGCTAGCAACCCTCTTCTTCCTTTGAAACTCAGGATCAGAAAAGCTCCATGACTTGGAAATAGAAGACCTTGAATTGCTTTTCCCTTTCTTCAACTTCAAGTCCTTAGGACCCTTTTGAGTTTCTGCTGCATAGGAATTAACACTGTATAACCTGAGATCATAAGGCCTAGCTCCTCCACTCTCCATCTGCACAATTTGGTTGTTTCCATGAGACCTTGATTTGTTGTAGTCCTCCATGGAAATTGGGCGGAAATTGGATTGAAGGGCTATGTGATTTTGTCTCACTCTTCAAAGATTCAACAAGCCTTTTTAATCAAGAGATTTGATCAAAATTTGAGTGAAAGTAGTAGTGGGGTGGTGGTCCAACAAAGACTATAGCAGTTTAGTCCATCATTGAGGTTTGAATAGTTTTACTTAGaactttttatatattttcttatcaAATCAATATTCCATCACATGCTACTAACTTGAACTTGGATTTGAATTCCTGCAGCATAATATTTCTTAAATTCAAGCAGTAATGCAATTTGAGGCTATTCAATTAGAATCGGTcgattcaaaatttaaatttatatctaTCGCCTGATCTTTGATGAAATATATAAACCGACATATCCTAATTGATAATATGACTGCATAAACAGTTCAAACAGTtgaatatatatgtatattattTCTTGTTTAAATGtgttatttttcaattaaaaacttTTTGGTGAATGTTATTTTTACAATTTATCAAGCGTATACATTATACTGAAATGAAAATTTATACTTAACTACGTGGAGTGTTCAGCAAGAATCATTCTTGCCCATGgcaattgatttaaaaaaatttaggttttttttcttttgactagGACAAAAGATTCTTTTCTATGTTGTGAATTGTGATTCAAGTTTGCCCACATCACTCATCAGACAAGGGAAAAAGTCATTGCCAAATTGCCAAGTTGGTATGTAAAAGTTGACTGAAATCTACGCTTATATTTCGTATTGATGTGAGTGAACATTTGAATTGAATTGGAATTCTTCAAGAGTCactataaaaaattagaaaaataaaaacggTTCTTTTTGACAAACTTGTATTATTTTGTCACATTTGGATAATTTGACAAAGTTGTATACCATTTCATAGgttttttcccttttctttttatttctcatTATCTATCCATTACGTTTTTATTTTCCGTCATGGTCTTTTTTTCTCACAAACCAACTCTCtcataagttttttattttgtcaaAGATCAGTGGCAATTCATTGAAAAGCTTCTATGAATTGAGGTCTGATGACCCAAGGTTTATTCTAGGTTTgtcgagtccttcttgtttctttattttcctctttgagtcctttattgagttttaagtcaagttGAGTCCTTTTTTAGTTCATAATTacatctgcattagtttaggtGTTTTTAGTCTATTTGTTTGGtgtttttattagttttagttagAGAGTAATTCCTATAGTCAGTTTTGAACCGAAATCTTTTGAATTCATGAGTGTTGATTGCATATTGGGAGTTTTGTTTGTTGAATTGAATGAAGAGATAGTGAATTATCATGATTAATGAGTTGTTCccatgagttacattgttgttttgatggattCTTGAGGTTCTTTTCCGGTTTGAATAGGTTTTTTATGgcaaatgatgatggttgaaggcCAAGTAATGAGTCATGATGATAGGTGAAAAGGGACTTACAAAATTGGAGAAGAATCTGATGAGTCACGCATGTGCGCCGGTtatgccacgcacatgcgtggcagTTCTGTGCAAAGAAAGAAGGCATGAGTTGaaggccacgcatgtgcgctgcctaggccacgcacatgcatgGTGGGCTGACTTGGGCGCTGCATTTTAACAGAtaatccacgcatgtgcgtggaggaggccacgcacatgcgtggtgcgccgctggaaactctataaatagggtttttgttatttcttttaggtatcttgtAATTCTTGAATAAAACATAGAATTTTaggttcttggagcttgtgggaggcttcctAGTACTCttgtttcaggtttttgttcttttattttgcattatgaattccctaaccatgcttggctagtttaCATTTGTACCTTGGGGATTGTGGATCCTAGTTTAAGTTATGTTATGAACTTTagagtttcttatatgaataaagtttcctttCTATGTATCTTTTCTATGTTTCAATACTCTCGtgaatgcatgcaagtgtttggctttcttcttgcaaatggtagttggtaaggattaagggacatgagattagattgatttgtttgctaccacttaggtataagggtaGGAACTttttgtgttggcctgaacataaaacaataattcttcaattgaattgactaggtactAAGGTATTAGGCTTATCAACATGAGATTGAATGATTTGcttgattaaggtattaacaaGTGAAGGTAAAGGCTACATCACCATAGAAGGGGTTCTAAAGTTCATATAAGGATTCAGTTGTAAGAAACATAATCAGACGAagtgaaactttacccatgCTATTTCTTTTTCTGAATTACAATTATTGCTTTTGAGTACAAGTGTTTTACACACAACAAAATTTCAAACTtatattgtttttctttttacattCTGAACACTAAACTCTTAGAAGAATTTGATAAACAACTATCACagtggttcgacaatcttttgtattacttcgatcaatccgtacacttgcagattgctATCAAGGTCTTTAGGGGAGCTCTTGATCTGAAGTTAGAAAGATTCTAAGAAGTATTCTCAATAAATAGAGATCAAAAGTGACAGCTATTTAGGGAGCTAAGGATTCCACAACCCTGAGATTAGATGAGCTTTTTAGATCTTTAAAAGTTCATGAGATGGAACTTAATGAAGAAGGTGGTGGGAGCTTTCATGCACAGAGTCAGTTCTGTCTTGGTTAGGGGTTATCCTATTTGGGGTCATCCTTGTTCTCAAGAACGCCTGCTTGGGACAACGGTTGTTTAAAGAGTGCACAACTTCTCCCTAAATGTTCTATAAACTTATTTAGAATTATTAATGTGTAGAGTACCGTAAAAAATGTGGAGTGTTGGAGAGTAAGAGTTCAGTGAGAAGCAAAACGATGGAAATCAATGGAACTGGATAGTATCATTCTCATTTCTTTCCATCGCTTCCCACAATTCATTAACATAATCCTAACAATGGAACATAAAATTATTCTATCtgttgagatttggctcattatattttgggctaaaatctttagtttattaggatttgatttaatgtggattgtaaaaaggttttaagggattgttataggatttattaggattttattgtaaaatagagatcaatagaatcctctataaataggataacaatgtaaccctaaaagttgtacttggtaccacatgcttcatgctacaagtaatacaaaggagctatagctactctataaccgcagaggtaggcaatttgaccgaactgcgtgaccaaagatgtTGTGTGCTTTATTTGTGATTTCTCACTCTACTACTTCGTGCAATCGATGTTCTTGAAtcccctacaagtggtatcagagccgatggttcgtgggaccatggtaacggCTGGACAACTTCCGCTGAGAGaccgatggttagtaaccatggtAACGGTCGGGTAACTTCTGCGGAGGGGTCGATGGTTAGTAACCTTAGTGACGGCTGATATCTTCCCCTGCGAAGGGAGGTCAACAAGGATTGCATAAGTCGTTGTGAGAGGAGAAACCGACGGATCTGAAAGACACGGAACAAGGTGAAGATTTGTCTACTTTCAAGAGGCGATGGTCACGCCAGAGAAGGAGAAGTGGATGGATGCCAAGGTGGAGGAGTGAAGCAACAGGGTGTTGAGCAAGGTGGAGTTCAATCCCAGAAATCAGAATCAGGAAACTAAAGCAGCAGATCTTCATAGGGGGAGTCcggaattcgccaaggtggagattgttgagatttgACTCATtgtattttgggctaaaatctttagtttattaggatttgatttaatgtggattgtaaaaaggttttaagggattgttataggatttattaggattttattgtaaaatagagatcaatagaatcctctataaataggataacaatgtaaccctaaaagttgtacttggtaccacatgcttcatgctacaagtaatacaaaggagctatagctactctataacCGCATAGGTAGGCAATTTGaccgaactgcgtgaccaaagatgtTGTGTGCTTTATTTGTGATTTCTCACTCTACTACTTCGTGCAATCGATGTTCTTGAATCTCCTACAAGTgaataaactaaagattttagcccaaaatacaatgagccaaatctcaacaCTATCATATTCCATCCCATCTCACCTCCTACCACCAATCCAAATATAGCCTGAGTGTCCGCATAACAACagcaagaaaaacataaaaaaaaaatgaaggtaCAATAGCTGCACGAAAAACATAAAAGATGAATGCCTTCGTATTCCACTTCATACAAGTGGTCTCTTATCCATACACATCCAAGAACGGGAACATTGAGATTATTTCTACACAAATGGATGCTGTCCATTCATTGCCTTCTTCCCATCCTCAGCCATATCAAAGTTAACCATAAAGAAAATGTGGTCAACATCCATACTTGGTTTCCAAACACATCTTAGTTTGTACGTCGTAGCCAAAAATTCAATGTCCTTTGCTAGCAGTTTCACAATCAAAGggagtgaatcaccattttggtccctaagaaagtaggcgtcggtcatagtagtccctaaaaatcattaatggtgaaaaaaatccctgaaagtgttgacgtcggtcatagtagtccctattTATGTTTGACCGTTAGTCCCTGGGAAGGAAAATGCCCATGTGTCAAGTTATGTGCCACGTTGGTTTCAATTTGATCCCCGAcattatcaatttagtccctaacgttgaaaaaaatcaattaaaaaatatttaaaaaaaaaactaaaaaaatatcaaacaaTTATCTTGAATCtatcctctttttttttctttcttcccaGCAACATGAACCTTCATAGCCAATTTCAGACCATCAATTATACATTTAAAACAATTTTGTATACCAACTAATTCCTTGATTGGCCCCACACAAGCACCTTCAttacaaagttccattcacagCCAAGAAAGTTGTGGTCTCTATTTTCCCCCCTTTTTAAACCTTCACTTCACACCTTCATTCAGAGATAAACACAAACACCTTCTATGCAATCTTTAACTTCTTCCAAACCAAGCTCCGGCTACGGCGGCAGGACTCTCCGCCACCATAACCGTGAAGCCCCTcttccgccgccaccaccaaccACCGTCGTTCCCCCTCCTCCTCAACCCACCTCCAACACTCTCCTTCTCCACCCCCCTTGCGATGTTTTCATCACAGCTCAACCCCTCGCACCCGAAGAATGACGACGAGCTTCACCGTCTGCGTTCTCATGGAGGATCTGGGACGATCAAGTTTGGGGTGGTTTATTATCTATCTATGTGATCTAGGTATTTTcctcaatattttttaattgatttttttcaaccttagggactaaattgataatgTCGGGGACCAAATTGAAACCCACGTGGCACATAACTTAACACATGGGCATTTTCCGTCCCAGGGACTAACGGCCAAACATagatagggactactatgaccgacgtcaacactttcaggaatttttttcaccattaataatttttagggactactatgaccggtgcctactttcttagggaccaaaatggtgattcactccAATCAAAGGCATATCTACAAGGGCTAAAAAGCTTACCAAAGATAACCTCACTGATGAAACACTTGGGTAACAGAAGGTTCAACTATTAGTAATATTATTAACCACCAAGTGCGTAGATCAACTGACACAGGGTTGTTCTAGCTTAGGCATAGGTCTTGGGATACTTTGTAGGGAGAGTTTGCCGCCCATAGTGTCCCTACCTGACTCGAAATTGCAAAAACAATTAAATACACCAAGAAAAAAAGGATAAAACTCCATCACAACTATTGATGTACATCATCTAAGTTTGATACCAAAAAGATATAAGACCCTGATCAGGCTGGCAGCTGTAGACATCGCCACAAACAATATTATACAACGACAATCGACCTAGTACTCGATTTTAGCTTATAGTTGCAAGACTTCAGGTGCAACAATAACAATATGGTTCAGTAGCATAGCATGCTTGTATCATCCCAAAAGTCTAGTAGATACAAAATCTGCAATTGCCAAGCTTGCGGTTAACCCAGGTGACTCAATTCCAAAAAGATTAACAAGACCAGGTATCCCATGAATATCCTCTCCCTGCATAAATCAAACAGCAGTTAAGCCAAATTTtccaaatattaaattaaaatgtgGAAAATCCTAACAGGCCCAACATCACAGAAATCTCACAGGAATAAGATGTTTCGATTGAAATAAATAGGAAGAGAAATGATGCATGAGTTTAGGTAATGCAATGTGCAAATAAAACTCCAAATGTGTGTATATGTATATACTGACAGCATGAGAAGCCAGTCAATCATTTATTCATAGAACATGCAATGCTAAAAAACTGATAGCCCAATAGATGAGCTTGATTTTCAAACTCCCGTTGCCATTGCCTCGTTCCATCTTTATATATAACATAAAAATAGTGACATAAAAGCTGAAAAAAACTAATGAAAAGGGCAAAGAGAACGTAAGAGGCATTACCCATCATGGGGGag is a window of Lotus japonicus ecotype B-129 chromosome 5, LjGifu_v1.2 DNA encoding:
- the LOC130720947 gene encoding uncharacterized protein LOC130720947 — protein: MEDYNKSRSHGNNQIVQMESGGARPYDLRLYSVNSYAAETQKGPKDLKLKKGKSNSRSSISKSWSFSDPEFQRKKRVASYKMYSVEGNMRGSWQKSFRWIKNRYWKVVYGWW